A genomic region of Christiangramia sp. OXR-203 contains the following coding sequences:
- a CDS encoding DUF3810 domain-containing protein, whose protein sequence is MNKKTTLILAILLPVQVMLLSLLNRGSLFIETYYSNGIYPVISSILRYSIGILPFSLGDLMYALLVILLLKWIWRRFSQKFKNPKQWIPDSLAALSIIYFCFHLFWGLNYYRQPLHTTLEIDNEYTTEELVTLSEILISRSNELHDDLAENDSASVKFELSKKELFRRTIEGYDHIALNYPELNYKGNSLKRSIYSIPLSYMGFNGYLNPLTNEAQVNSIIVPYKIPTTASHEIGHQLGFAKENEANFIACLVTMNHTDPHFRYSGYTFALSYCLSEIFRRDKEEGERLLESMNPGIIENYREVQEFWLEHENPLEPIFAATYNRYLIANNQAGGMKSYSYVVALLVNYYKDARNDL, encoded by the coding sequence GTGAATAAGAAAACGACCCTCATTCTTGCGATCCTATTACCTGTCCAGGTTATGTTATTGAGCCTGCTTAATAGAGGATCTCTCTTTATCGAAACCTATTATTCCAACGGAATCTACCCGGTGATCTCCAGTATTCTGAGATATAGCATTGGGATTCTACCATTTTCACTAGGTGATCTTATGTACGCACTCCTGGTGATTTTACTCCTGAAATGGATCTGGAGAAGATTTAGTCAGAAATTCAAGAATCCGAAACAATGGATCCCCGATTCGCTTGCTGCACTGTCCATCATTTATTTTTGCTTTCATCTTTTCTGGGGCTTGAATTATTACCGCCAGCCATTACACACAACTCTTGAAATTGATAATGAATATACTACTGAAGAATTAGTAACACTTTCAGAAATACTCATCAGCAGATCCAATGAACTGCATGATGATTTAGCTGAAAATGATTCGGCTTCCGTAAAGTTTGAACTCTCAAAAAAAGAGCTCTTCCGAAGAACCATTGAAGGTTATGATCATATAGCTCTGAATTATCCTGAACTAAACTATAAAGGTAATTCACTAAAGAGATCGATATACAGTATCCCTCTAAGCTATATGGGTTTTAACGGTTATTTAAATCCTTTGACCAACGAAGCACAGGTGAACAGTATTATAGTCCCTTACAAAATTCCTACTACAGCCAGCCATGAAATAGGGCACCAACTGGGTTTCGCCAAGGAAAATGAAGCAAATTTTATCGCCTGCCTGGTCACCATGAACCATACAGATCCTCATTTTAGATATTCCGGTTATACTTTTGCTTTGAGTTATTGTTTAAGTGAAATCTTCAGAAGAGATAAAGAGGAAGGAGAACGATTACTGGAGAGTATGAACCCTGGAATCATTGAAAATTACCGGGAAGTACAAGAATTCTGGCTTGAACATGAGAATCCATTGGAACCTATCTTCGCTGCGACCTATAACCGCTACTTAATCGCCAATAATCAGGCTGGAGGCATGAAAAGTTACAGTTATGTGGTGGCTTTGCTCGTTAATTACTATAAAGATGCAAGAAACGACCTGTAG
- a CDS encoding amidohydrolase family protein, with product MKKLNIYIGLLSLLFCGNSFAQQTPAPEQAEAISIVGATAHIGNGEVIENSLIILEDGRITEIIAADLTKRQYPGKQIDATGKHVYPGIIAPNTTLGLVEIASVKATEDQDEMGDMLPNVRSLIAYNTESKIVESMRPNGVLLGQVVPRGGLISGTSSIVQFDAWNWEDAAVKADDGLHINWPDSFRRGRWWRGEDPGLNPNKEYTEEIQKLSDFFASSKAYLNGDRNDQNLPFLAMEKVFSGDKKVFIHANGEKEILDIIQFKKENELSSVVIVGGYDALAIASELKNAEIPVLVNRPHSTPDNAYEDYDQSYKLAKLLHDAGVMVGLESSGQMERMNTRNLPFYAGTVAAFGMDKEEALSLITANNAKILGIGSDYGTLEKGKSATLFISEGDALDMRTNILSHAFIDGRELSLETHQTELWKRYSKKYSEQESE from the coding sequence ATGAAAAAATTAAATATATACATAGGATTGCTTAGCTTACTTTTTTGCGGAAATAGTTTTGCACAGCAAACCCCAGCACCAGAACAGGCGGAAGCGATCAGCATTGTAGGTGCTACCGCTCACATTGGAAATGGTGAAGTAATCGAGAATAGCCTTATCATTCTTGAGGATGGCAGGATTACCGAGATCATTGCCGCAGATCTCACCAAAAGACAATATCCAGGTAAACAGATCGATGCTACTGGAAAACATGTCTATCCAGGGATTATCGCTCCAAATACCACGCTTGGATTAGTAGAGATTGCTTCTGTAAAAGCTACGGAAGATCAGGATGAAATGGGTGACATGCTGCCAAATGTAAGAAGCCTCATCGCCTATAATACAGAAAGTAAGATCGTAGAATCCATGAGACCTAATGGTGTACTTCTGGGACAGGTGGTTCCTCGAGGCGGATTGATCTCCGGAACTTCTTCCATCGTACAATTTGATGCATGGAACTGGGAAGATGCTGCTGTAAAAGCTGATGATGGCCTGCATATCAACTGGCCCGATTCATTTAGACGTGGTCGCTGGTGGAGAGGTGAAGACCCGGGGCTTAATCCTAATAAAGAGTATACCGAAGAAATTCAGAAGTTGTCAGATTTCTTCGCTTCCTCAAAAGCTTATCTAAATGGTGATAGAAATGATCAAAACCTGCCATTTTTAGCCATGGAAAAAGTTTTTAGCGGAGATAAAAAGGTATTTATTCATGCAAATGGTGAAAAAGAGATCCTGGATATTATTCAATTTAAAAAAGAAAATGAGCTTTCTTCTGTAGTAATTGTTGGAGGTTACGACGCACTTGCGATCGCTTCAGAATTGAAGAATGCAGAGATCCCGGTATTGGTAAACAGACCGCACAGTACTCCAGATAATGCTTACGAAGATTACGACCAGTCATATAAGCTAGCAAAATTACTGCATGATGCAGGAGTTATGGTTGGACTAGAAAGCAGCGGACAGATGGAACGTATGAATACCAGAAATCTACCTTTCTATGCTGGAACGGTAGCTGCATTTGGTATGGATAAAGAAGAAGCTCTAAGTCTTATTACCGCCAATAATGCAAAGATCCTTGGAATCGGCAGCGATTACGGAACTCTCGAAAAAGGGAAATCTGCCACTCTTTTCATTTCTGAAGGTGATGCACTGGACATGCGTACAAATATTCTTTCGCATGCATTTATTGACGGAAGGGAACTAAGTCTGGAAACACATCAAACTGAACTTTGGAAACGTTATTCCAAAAAATACAGCGAGCAGGAATCTGAGTAA
- a CDS encoding aminoacyl-histidine dipeptidase has translation MNEEIRALEPKILWNKFADLNAVPRPSKKEERVIEFIKKFGNDLDLKTEVDSVGNVVICKPATTGLENRKKIVLQAHLDMVHQKNNDTDFNFDTQGIEMYVDGDWVRAKGTTLGADNGLGVATMMAILESDSIEHPAIEALFTIDEETGMTGAKGLSPDLLEGDILLNLDTEEDDEIGIGCAGGVDITASRTYKVESTPDSYRAFAIKVKGLMGGHSGMDIIKGLANANKLLNRLLINTTEEYKLRLSSINGGGLRNAIPRESEAIIALPETEEESFKKELDKRINLIKAEFSSLEPNMKIEIQKVPSEVEVMDIDSQEKLLLALAAAHNGVYRMSPEIEDLVEASNNVAKVSVEGGKIEIKCLTRSSVESSRDDLADSLKSVFKLAGFDVKLSGEYPGWAPNSDSDILKTLDEIYERMNVEKANIAACHAGLECGIIGSHYPEMDMISFGPTIRGAHSPDERASISSAQKYWKFLLEVLKNIPEN, from the coding sequence ATGAACGAAGAAATAAGAGCATTAGAACCAAAAATATTATGGAATAAATTCGCCGATCTTAACGCGGTGCCACGGCCTTCCAAAAAAGAAGAAAGGGTTATTGAATTTATCAAAAAATTTGGAAACGATCTTGACCTTAAGACCGAAGTTGATTCAGTAGGCAATGTAGTGATCTGTAAACCAGCTACGACAGGATTGGAAAACAGGAAAAAGATCGTGCTGCAGGCTCACCTTGATATGGTGCACCAGAAAAATAACGATACAGACTTCAATTTTGATACACAGGGAATCGAGATGTATGTAGATGGAGACTGGGTTAGAGCTAAGGGAACTACCTTAGGAGCCGATAATGGTCTGGGCGTGGCTACCATGATGGCGATTCTGGAAAGCGACTCTATAGAGCACCCTGCGATCGAAGCTTTGTTTACAATAGATGAAGAAACGGGAATGACCGGTGCGAAAGGTTTAAGTCCTGATCTTCTGGAAGGTGATATTTTATTGAACCTTGATACAGAAGAGGATGACGAAATTGGTATAGGTTGTGCCGGTGGTGTGGATATCACAGCGAGCAGAACTTACAAAGTAGAAAGTACTCCAGATTCCTATCGTGCCTTTGCTATCAAGGTAAAAGGACTTATGGGTGGACATTCCGGAATGGACATCATTAAAGGCCTGGCAAATGCTAATAAATTACTGAACCGCCTGCTTATTAATACTACGGAAGAATATAAGCTTAGACTCTCTTCTATTAATGGTGGCGGATTAAGAAATGCGATTCCAAGAGAAAGTGAAGCGATCATTGCTTTGCCCGAAACTGAAGAAGAAAGTTTTAAAAAAGAACTTGATAAGAGGATCAATCTTATTAAAGCTGAATTTTCTTCTCTGGAACCTAATATGAAAATTGAAATTCAAAAAGTTCCTTCTGAAGTTGAGGTTATGGATATTGATTCTCAAGAAAAGCTATTACTGGCACTTGCAGCGGCCCACAACGGAGTTTATAGAATGAGTCCGGAGATCGAAGATCTTGTTGAAGCTTCAAATAATGTTGCGAAAGTTAGTGTAGAGGGTGGAAAGATCGAGATCAAATGTTTGACAAGAAGCTCTGTTGAATCCAGTCGTGATGATCTGGCTGATTCTCTAAAATCTGTCTTTAAACTGGCAGGTTTTGATGTAAAACTGTCTGGAGAATACCCTGGATGGGCTCCAAATAGTGATTCAGATATTCTAAAGACTCTGGATGAGATCTACGAAAGGATGAATGTTGAAAAGGCTAATATCGCAGCATGCCATGCAGGTCTTGAATGTGGTATCATTGGAAGCCATTATCCTGAAATGGATATGATCTCTTTTGGACCAACTATACGCGGAGCTCACTCACCAGATGAACGCGCAAGTATTAGCTCTGCTCAGAAATACTGGAAATTTTTATTAGAGGTTTTAAAGAATATTCCAGAGAACTAG
- a CDS encoding amidohydrolase family protein, with protein sequence MKLKFLLLGIVLSVSSAYAQDYFPKNDGVKTENTNYTVFKNARIHVDPKTTIENGMFAVQDGKITAVGKNISIPKNSIVVDLTGKEVYPSFIDLYSSFGIGKPKRVEGGNGPQYDANREGFYWNDHIRPETNAVAHFKYDSDEANKLLEAGFGAVNTHVPDGIVRGSGMLVALTPEVSEGDRILDDRSAQYLSFDKSVLSRQSYPTSLMGATALIRQTYIDADWYAKGNAKNKDLALEALNNNKDLVQIFATDNLLNEFRADKVGDEFGIQYVLLGSGKEYQRLDKVKSSNATYIIPLKFPAAFDVEDPYLTKHLALEEMREWNQAPANLAMLEEQKIPFTITAHDIDPAKDFKSNLMKAMEFGLSKEAALAALTTIPARTLGQEGKIGTIKEGAWANFLITSGDFFDKETTLFENWIQGEKKVLNSMDVTDITGKYDLKLDGKTYTLAITGEPAKPNAEVTLDETKIGSKLSISENWMNLLISSPDTTKTEFIRLVANVPTNSRNISGKAILPDGKETRFEATMKDVEKEEKNKDDEKKEEDNTRELIAVTYPNVAYGFKERPEQEDVLFKNATVWTSEDEGVLENTDVFVKDGKIVKVGTNLNAGRAKVIDATGKHLTAGIIDEHSHIAASDINEAGHNSSAEVTMEDVVDPTDINIYRNLAGGVTTIQLLHGSANPIGGRSAILKLKWGAPADELIFEQAPPFIKFALGENVKQSNWSGNRFPQTRMGVEQVFIDYFSRAKAYEKEKQAAGDNFRKDLEMETLVEILNGERFITSHSYIQSEINMLMKVAEMFDFNINTFTHILEGYKVADKMKEHGVGASTFSDWWAYKYEVNDAIPYNAAIMNDAGITVAINSDDAEMSRRLNQEAAKSVKYGGMSEEDAWKMVTINPAKLLHVDNLVGSIKTGKQADLVLWNDHPLSIYAVPEKTMVEGVVYFDKDRDLELRKEIQKERSSLISQMLKEKNSGVKTQPVKKKEKQHVHCDLLEAVK encoded by the coding sequence ATGAAATTAAAATTTCTGCTTTTGGGAATAGTCCTGAGTGTTAGCTCTGCTTATGCACAGGATTATTTCCCAAAGAACGATGGTGTTAAAACAGAAAACACCAATTACACCGTCTTTAAAAACGCCAGGATTCATGTGGATCCAAAGACGACCATCGAGAATGGAATGTTTGCCGTTCAGGATGGAAAGATAACTGCCGTTGGAAAGAATATTTCTATTCCAAAAAACAGTATTGTAGTTGACCTTACAGGAAAAGAAGTATATCCTTCTTTCATTGACCTTTATTCCAGTTTTGGAATAGGTAAACCAAAACGCGTAGAAGGTGGAAATGGTCCGCAATATGACGCTAATCGTGAAGGTTTCTACTGGAACGATCATATTCGCCCTGAAACTAATGCGGTGGCTCATTTCAAGTATGATTCTGATGAAGCCAATAAACTTCTCGAAGCTGGTTTTGGTGCTGTAAATACTCATGTTCCAGATGGTATTGTACGTGGCTCTGGAATGCTGGTTGCATTGACTCCTGAAGTTAGCGAAGGTGACCGAATTCTCGATGACAGGTCTGCACAGTACCTTTCTTTTGACAAAAGCGTCTTATCAAGACAGTCCTACCCTACTTCTCTAATGGGTGCCACTGCACTTATAAGACAAACTTATATTGATGCCGACTGGTATGCAAAAGGAAATGCAAAGAATAAAGACCTTGCTCTGGAAGCTTTGAACAACAATAAGGATCTAGTTCAGATCTTTGCTACAGATAATTTGCTGAACGAATTTAGAGCAGATAAAGTAGGTGACGAATTTGGTATCCAATACGTACTCCTGGGAAGTGGGAAAGAATACCAGCGACTGGATAAAGTAAAAAGCTCCAATGCTACGTATATAATTCCGCTAAAATTCCCTGCAGCTTTCGATGTGGAAGATCCATATCTTACTAAGCATTTAGCTCTTGAAGAAATGAGAGAATGGAACCAGGCACCAGCAAATTTAGCAATGTTGGAAGAGCAGAAAATCCCATTTACGATCACCGCTCATGATATCGATCCTGCCAAAGATTTTAAATCTAATTTGATGAAAGCGATGGAGTTTGGATTAAGCAAAGAAGCAGCTTTAGCCGCTCTTACTACTATTCCTGCCAGAACACTGGGACAGGAAGGGAAGATTGGTACAATTAAAGAAGGTGCCTGGGCAAACTTCCTCATCACATCCGGAGACTTTTTTGATAAAGAAACAACCTTATTTGAGAACTGGATTCAGGGAGAAAAGAAGGTGCTTAATAGCATGGACGTTACCGATATTACTGGTAAATACGACCTTAAACTGGATGGAAAAACCTATACACTGGCCATCACCGGGGAACCGGCTAAGCCAAATGCAGAAGTAACTTTAGACGAGACTAAAATTGGATCAAAATTGAGCATTTCAGAAAACTGGATGAATCTTTTGATCTCTTCTCCAGACACTACTAAGACCGAATTCATTAGGCTGGTGGCCAATGTTCCAACAAACTCCAGGAACATTTCAGGTAAAGCAATTCTACCTGATGGCAAGGAAACCCGTTTTGAGGCTACTATGAAAGACGTCGAAAAAGAAGAAAAAAATAAGGATGACGAGAAGAAAGAAGAGGATAACACCCGTGAGTTGATCGCGGTAACCTATCCAAATGTTGCTTATGGTTTCAAAGAAAGACCAGAGCAGGAAGATGTACTTTTCAAAAATGCTACTGTATGGACTAGCGAAGATGAAGGTGTTCTGGAAAATACCGATGTTTTTGTAAAAGACGGTAAGATCGTTAAGGTTGGAACAAACCTTAATGCCGGCAGAGCGAAAGTTATCGATGCTACCGGTAAACATCTTACTGCCGGGATTATTGATGAGCATTCACATATCGCGGCATCAGACATTAATGAAGCAGGCCATAATTCTTCTGCTGAAGTGACCATGGAAGATGTAGTTGACCCTACAGATATCAATATTTACCGCAACCTGGCTGGTGGTGTTACGACCATTCAGCTATTACATGGTTCTGCAAACCCCATTGGAGGTAGATCTGCGATCCTGAAATTAAAATGGGGAGCTCCTGCAGATGAATTGATCTTCGAACAGGCACCACCGTTTATTAAATTTGCACTTGGTGAAAACGTAAAACAATCAAACTGGAGCGGGAATCGCTTTCCGCAAACCAGAATGGGTGTGGAACAGGTATTTATAGACTACTTCAGTCGTGCTAAGGCTTATGAAAAAGAGAAGCAGGCTGCTGGAGACAATTTCAGAAAAGATCTTGAAATGGAAACTCTTGTAGAGATTCTTAATGGCGAACGCTTTATCACTTCCCACTCTTATATCCAAAGTGAGATCAATATGTTGATGAAAGTTGCTGAAATGTTCGATTTTAATATCAACACGTTCACACACATTCTTGAAGGCTACAAAGTGGCCGATAAAATGAAAGAACACGGTGTTGGTGCTTCAACGTTTTCAGACTGGTGGGCTTATAAGTACGAGGTGAACGATGCTATTCCTTACAATGCAGCGATCATGAACGATGCTGGCATTACCGTAGCCATTAATAGTGATGATGCTGAAATGAGTCGCAGACTAAACCAGGAAGCCGCAAAAAGTGTGAAGTATGGTGGAATGAGCGAAGAAGATGCCTGGAAAATGGTTACGATCAATCCTGCGAAATTACTACATGTAGATAATTTAGTTGGAAGTATAAAAACCGGAAAACAGGCAGATCTTGTCTTATGGAATGATCATCCACTTTCAATTTATGCGGTTCCGGAAAAAACAATGGTAGAAGGCGTTGTTTATTTTGACAAGGATAGAGATCTGGAACTTCGTAAGGAGATTCAGAAGGAAAGAAGCAGTCTTATAAGCCAGATGCTGAAGGAAAAGAACAGTGGAGTTAAAACACAACCAGTGAAAAAGAAAGAAAAGCAGCATGTACACTGTGATCTTTTAGAAGCTGTAAAATAA
- a CDS encoding peptidylprolyl isomerase, which translates to MRTKSLFVLFAVAISLFSCKEEYPELEDGMYVEFNTSMGPIIAELYHEETPMTVANFVSLSEGSSTMVDSTFKGKKYYDGIVFHRVIDGFMIQGGDPMGTGSGGPGYKFPDEFKDSLSHDEKGILSMANAGPGTNGSQFFITLEPVMQLDGKHTVFGKVVKGMDVVEAIGETETGPRDRPVKDITMNEVNIIRKGKAAKNFEAPKVFEQELADLEAENEAKEKELQEVRSKRVEEFASLEAKADSLESGLKLHFITKGDGTQPKQGQMVKVNYEGYFADGKIFDTNKKELAEEFGIYDHRRDQAMGYQPMDVVYGPDAPMIPGFKEAIQQMQVGDEVVAFIPSHLGYGERGYGRAIPPNSDLVFKISVVGIAGEDQQ; encoded by the coding sequence ATGAGGACAAAAAGTTTATTTGTGCTTTTCGCCGTTGCGATTAGCTTATTTTCATGTAAAGAAGAATACCCGGAACTTGAAGACGGGATGTATGTTGAGTTTAACACCTCTATGGGGCCTATAATAGCTGAGCTTTATCACGAGGAAACTCCTATGACCGTTGCTAATTTCGTATCGCTTTCTGAAGGAAGCAGCACTATGGTAGACAGTACTTTTAAAGGCAAAAAATATTACGACGGTATTGTATTTCACCGTGTGATAGATGGTTTCATGATCCAGGGTGGTGATCCTATGGGCACCGGTAGCGGTGGACCGGGTTACAAATTCCCTGATGAATTTAAAGATTCTTTGAGTCATGACGAGAAAGGAATTCTATCTATGGCCAATGCAGGTCCTGGAACTAATGGAAGTCAGTTTTTTATCACTCTGGAACCGGTAATGCAGCTTGATGGTAAACATACGGTCTTTGGAAAAGTAGTAAAAGGTATGGATGTCGTTGAAGCGATTGGAGAGACTGAAACTGGTCCTAGAGACCGTCCTGTGAAAGATATCACCATGAATGAGGTGAACATCATTAGAAAGGGAAAAGCTGCTAAGAATTTTGAGGCTCCAAAAGTTTTTGAACAGGAACTTGCAGATCTTGAAGCTGAAAATGAAGCTAAAGAAAAAGAGCTACAAGAAGTAAGATCTAAAAGAGTTGAAGAGTTCGCTTCTCTTGAAGCCAAAGCAGATTCTCTGGAAAGCGGATTAAAATTACATTTTATTACCAAAGGTGATGGAACTCAGCCTAAGCAGGGACAAATGGTAAAAGTGAATTATGAAGGTTATTTCGCAGACGGAAAGATCTTTGATACTAACAAAAAAGAACTTGCCGAGGAATTTGGTATTTATGACCATAGAAGAGACCAGGCTATGGGTTACCAGCCAATGGATGTGGTTTATGGACCGGACGCTCCAATGATCCCTGGATTTAAAGAAGCAATCCAGCAGATGCAAGTTGGTGACGAAGTTGTAGCTTTTATCCCAAGCCATTTAGGTTATGGAGAAAGAGGCTATGGCAGAGCAATCCCGCCAAATTCAGATCTTGTATTTAAGATCTCTGTAGTTGGAATTGCAGGAGAAGATCAGCAATAG
- a CDS encoding bifunctional oligoribonuclease/PAP phosphatase NrnA yields the protein MIDTRILEITAELAKADNIVIVPHKGPDGDAMGSTLGLMHFLRDKGHKANVIAPNDYPHFLKWLPGSEEVYIYEQQKEVSDQLIAEAQIVFTLDFNDLSRCGGMVESLKASDAVFVMIDHHQEPSDYAHYTYSDSTMSSTCEMVHKFIEKLRAGKQITPEIATCLYTGIMTDTGSFRFSSTSSDTHRVIADLMDKGAKNSEIHNYIYDTNSGNKLQLLGTALQNLKVISEFNTAYISLTQEELDRHNFKKGDTEGFVNYGLSLDGIKFAVIFIENESEKIIKISFRSKGTFNVNKFARAHFEGGGHINAAGGKSDLSMNDTIVKFNKILPEYEQELTQ from the coding sequence ATGATAGACACAAGAATACTCGAAATCACGGCAGAACTGGCAAAGGCAGATAATATCGTGATCGTCCCGCACAAAGGACCTGATGGTGATGCGATGGGCTCTACTCTTGGATTAATGCATTTTTTAAGAGATAAAGGTCATAAAGCGAATGTTATTGCTCCTAACGATTATCCACATTTTTTAAAGTGGCTTCCAGGTAGTGAGGAAGTTTATATATATGAGCAGCAAAAAGAAGTTTCAGATCAATTGATCGCTGAAGCTCAGATCGTTTTTACACTGGATTTTAATGACCTATCCCGATGCGGTGGAATGGTGGAATCCCTTAAAGCTTCTGATGCTGTTTTTGTGATGATAGATCACCACCAGGAACCTTCAGATTATGCTCATTATACTTATAGTGATTCCACGATGAGTTCGACCTGCGAGATGGTACACAAATTCATAGAAAAGTTACGTGCTGGCAAACAGATCACTCCTGAGATTGCCACCTGTTTATACACCGGAATCATGACAGATACAGGAAGCTTCAGATTTAGCTCTACTTCCAGTGATACGCATCGTGTTATCGCAGACCTGATGGACAAGGGAGCGAAAAATTCTGAGATTCATAATTATATCTACGACACCAATTCTGGAAATAAACTGCAGTTGCTTGGAACCGCACTTCAGAACTTAAAAGTGATTTCAGAATTTAATACCGCTTACATCAGCCTTACTCAGGAAGAGTTGGACCGTCATAATTTCAAGAAAGGTGACACTGAAGGCTTTGTAAATTACGGTTTAAGTCTGGATGGAATTAAATTTGCAGTCATTTTTATTGAAAATGAGAGTGAGAAGATCATAAAAATTAGTTTCAGGTCTAAAGGAACTTTCAATGTGAACAAGTTTGCGCGGGCACATTTTGAAGGTGGCGGACATATAAATGCGGCCGGAGGAAAAAGTGATCTTTCCATGAATGATACGATCGTAAAATTTAATAAGATCCTACCTGAATATGAGCAAGAATTAACCCAATGA
- a CDS encoding TrmH family RNA methyltransferase translates to MLKKITSLQNKEVKWLLQLQEKSRIRRKENAFLVEGLRETGLAVAHHYELLHLYYVPEKIEFQKVLDFVKKSDQHTEQITELSQEVYEKIAYRGSTEGVIAVFRTRENKLEDLDFSSTSPLILIAEAPEKPGNIGAILRTADAAAVDAVIIANPKTDLYNPNIIRSSVGCVFTNKIATGETSEIIEFLRNKNINIYAAILQAAKPYHEVDLKGPTAIVVGTEATGLSDEWREQSLQNIIIPMQGAIDSMNVSVAAGILIFEARRQRGFNI, encoded by the coding sequence ATGTTGAAAAAGATCACCAGTCTGCAGAACAAGGAAGTGAAGTGGTTGCTTCAGTTGCAGGAGAAATCAAGAATTAGAAGAAAGGAAAATGCATTTCTTGTTGAGGGCTTGAGGGAAACAGGTCTTGCGGTAGCCCATCACTACGAACTGCTTCACCTTTATTATGTTCCTGAAAAAATAGAGTTTCAGAAGGTGCTTGATTTTGTAAAAAAAAGCGATCAACATACAGAACAGATCACTGAACTTTCCCAGGAGGTATACGAGAAGATCGCTTATAGAGGTAGTACCGAAGGAGTTATCGCCGTTTTTCGTACCCGTGAAAATAAACTGGAAGATTTAGACTTTAGCTCAACTTCTCCTTTAATCCTGATCGCTGAAGCACCCGAAAAGCCAGGGAATATTGGCGCAATCTTAAGAACTGCAGATGCTGCTGCGGTGGACGCGGTCATTATTGCAAACCCTAAAACAGATCTCTATAATCCAAATATTATAAGGAGTAGCGTAGGTTGTGTTTTCACCAATAAGATCGCCACCGGGGAAACTTCAGAAATCATAGAATTTCTACGGAATAAGAACATCAATATTTATGCGGCCATTTTACAAGCTGCGAAACCTTACCACGAAGTTGATTTAAAAGGACCAACAGCAATTGTCGTTGGAACCGAAGCTACAGGGCTTAGTGATGAATGGCGCGAACAATCCCTGCAGAATATTATCATTCCTATGCAAGGTGCTATCGACAGTATGAACGTTTCGGTCGCAGCTGGCATTCTCATCTTTGAAGCACGAAGACAACGGGGCTTTAATATTTAA
- the gldI gene encoding gliding motility-associated peptidyl-prolyl isomerase GldI produces the protein MKKFLFLIVMAIVVVSCKSPEARYPVSQSSGSYIDKSVEKNREMIAQEEDYIKQVMGENTSTEYLTSADGFWYYYNNKTLDSLNTETPEFGDIVTFDYSISTIEGEAIYAEGDKPTREYAIDREKLFTGLRQGLKLMKEGETVTFLFPSHKAFGYYGDQERIGSNKPISAKVTLHSIKEEEQSNTETKEQ, from the coding sequence ATGAAAAAGTTTCTATTTCTAATAGTTATGGCAATTGTCGTAGTTTCCTGTAAATCCCCGGAAGCACGTTATCCGGTTTCCCAAAGCAGTGGCTCGTATATCGATAAATCTGTAGAAAAGAACAGGGAAATGATCGCGCAGGAAGAAGATTATATCAAACAGGTAATGGGAGAAAATACCAGTACGGAATATCTAACCTCAGCAGATGGTTTCTGGTATTACTACAATAACAAGACACTGGACAGCCTCAATACTGAAACGCCCGAATTTGGTGATATCGTAACTTTCGATTATAGTATCTCTACAATTGAAGGTGAAGCTATTTATGCTGAAGGTGACAAACCTACACGGGAATATGCTATAGATCGTGAAAAATTATTTACCGGTCTTCGCCAGGGTCTCAAATTAATGAAAGAAGGCGAAACAGTTACATTCCTATTCCCTTCGCATAAAGCATTTGGTTATTACGGAGATCAGGAACGTATTGGAAGCAATAAACCTATTAGCGCTAAAGTGACCTTACACTCTATAAAGGAAGAAGAACAATCAAACACAGAAACCAAGGAACAATAA